A single window of Gossypium arboreum isolate Shixiya-1 chromosome 13, ASM2569848v2, whole genome shotgun sequence DNA harbors:
- the LOC108463374 gene encoding protein GL2-INTERACTING REPRESSOR 1-like, translated as MASEISKIKQESPMDDVRSSNTSLISSANVTVKNCSNINQSAKHNEEPRQGVARKRSLTKTGEEENGRSIDLNVELTPIGQAPKDRLSTNRSSEVSSTSLSETSRILLNQQDSSGEEVEFSNATPEEPPLVAMGCTRCLVFVLTSETNPKCVNCQTPDHLIDVLHYNPPKKPKHV; from the exons ATGGCCTCTGAAATCTCTAAAATTAAGCAAGAGAGTCCTATGGATGATGTTAGATCTAGCAATACTTCTCTCATCTCTAGTGCTAATGTTACTGTGAAGAATTGTTCTAACATTAACCAAAGTGCAAAGCATAATGAG GAACCTCGTCAGGGAGTTGCTCGGAAGAGAAGTTTGACTAAAACTGGCGAAGAAGAAAACGGAAGAAGCATAGATTTGAATGTTGAGTTAACTCCGATAGGTCAGGCCCCAAAAGATCGTTTATCTACTAACCGATCTTCGGAGGTCTCATCGACATCACTATCGGAAACGTCACGCATACTTCTGAATCAACAAGACTCTTCTGGTGAAGAAGTTGAGTTCAGCAACGCAACACCGGAGGAACCACCACTTGTTGCGATGGGTTGTACTCGTTGTTTAGTATTTGTGCTGACAAGTGAGACCAACCCTAAGTGTGTCAATTGCCAAACCCCTGATCATCTTATTGATGTACTTCATTATAATCCCCCCAAGAAACCAAAGCAtgtttag